Proteins co-encoded in one Polluticoccus soli genomic window:
- a CDS encoding outer membrane beta-barrel protein, whose amino-acid sequence MKKLALALLLTVSAQAFAQKNEVAFSVGYINYTAMVTAAPTIDYGSNLGGGGYQFGAYYLRNIKWLQVGGGCEIGWLSSNSFNIVFPAQHPSLQPVTAISKETIAAPFINTTAVANFRLPVKRFTFHAGGAGGYFTAIANRHINFNNEGVDYNHTDVVGGFSGGGQAGITFRLVPGFALVTEASMRYIQLKNAAPTPFTFLSSAPTSYEGLHYYTLSLGARYLF is encoded by the coding sequence ATGAAAAAACTAGCCCTCGCTCTGTTACTCACTGTTTCCGCACAGGCTTTTGCGCAGAAGAATGAAGTTGCCTTCTCAGTCGGCTATATAAACTATACAGCCATGGTTACAGCAGCTCCGACCATCGACTATGGCAGCAACCTGGGAGGCGGCGGATACCAGTTTGGCGCTTACTACCTGCGCAACATAAAATGGCTGCAGGTTGGCGGAGGCTGCGAAATAGGCTGGCTCAGCTCGAATAGTTTTAATATAGTATTTCCGGCGCAGCATCCCAGCCTGCAACCAGTGACTGCCATAAGCAAGGAAACTATTGCCGCGCCATTTATCAATACAACAGCTGTGGCTAACTTTCGCCTCCCGGTCAAACGATTCACATTTCATGCCGGTGGTGCCGGTGGCTATTTTACGGCAATAGCAAATCGTCACATAAATTTCAACAACGAAGGCGTAGACTATAACCATACCGATGTTGTGGGAGGATTTTCCGGTGGCGGACAAGCAGGAATAACCTTCAGGCTCGTTCCTGGCTTCGCGCTCGTAACGGAAGCCAGCATGCGGTACATCCAACTAAAAAATGCCGCACCTACTCCATTTACTTTCCTTTCCAGCGCACCCACTTCTTATGAAGGTCTGCACTATTATACACTCAGCCTCGGTGCTCGATATCTATTCTAG
- a CDS encoding outer membrane protein: MLQANLHIPAKRFTFYAGATGGYMVATVKRKVHYENWPSEYGEVYSLGGFLAGPQAGIAYNILPRISLSADLSARFVNLEDSTPPFGGTRSITYYSHMNYYTFGIGARYRF; the protein is encoded by the coding sequence GTGCTGCAGGCAAACCTGCATATTCCGGCTAAGCGGTTTACGTTTTATGCAGGAGCAACCGGCGGGTACATGGTAGCCACCGTTAAACGCAAAGTTCATTATGAAAACTGGCCTAGTGAATATGGTGAGGTCTATTCCTTGGGCGGCTTTTTAGCCGGCCCACAGGCAGGCATTGCATACAACATCTTGCCGCGCATCTCACTTTCGGCCGACCTCAGCGCGCGCTTTGTCAATCTCGAAGACAGCACTCCGCCGTTCGGTGGTACCAGGAGCATCACCTACTACAGTCACATGAACTACTACACCTTCGGCATTGGCGCACGATACCGGTTTTAG